From Choloepus didactylus isolate mChoDid1 chromosome 25 unlocalized genomic scaffold, mChoDid1.pri SUPER_25_unloc1, whole genome shotgun sequence, a single genomic window includes:
- the LOC119525368 gene encoding uncharacterized protein LOC119525368: MLLPLPAGASDSLVLLCAASSMTDTRPAGDCITGSSDEPRSWGSQASPWGAVRETLLPTTVGGDRDAPSPPLTRGSSLCSQASVTWGHNESSAPGLPNPRGWGLWDGRLTPSVSAAPASRPLPGTCRIASRLPPAGEDLSRHPPPGLRPHYPAVLGALWSGEDAAHGAGGSQHGFSFDGLSLPGIAGRKYSLPLGVAGSAPSPPWSLKSCRRHRAAWGQGCRRAELGAGAAGRAQGALLSSPTRPSPAATDLGL; this comes from the exons ATGCTTCTCCCCCTGCCTGCAGGGGCGTCAGACAGCCTCGTGCTCCTGTGTGCGGCGAGCTCCATGACGGACACTCGGCCGGCTGGTGACTGCATCACGGGCAGCTCTGATGAGCCGCGCTCTTGGGGCTCTCAGGCCTCTCCATGGGGCGCTGTCAGGGAGACGCTCCTGCCCACAACCGTCGGGGGCGACAGGgatgcccccagccctcccctaACCCGGGGCTCTTCGCTCTGCTCTCAGGCCAGCGTCACATGGGGCCACAATGAGAGCTCAGCGCCAggcctccccaaccccaggggctggggactCTGGGATGGGAGGCTGACCCCATCTGTCTCTGCTGCCCCTGCCAGCCGCCCACTGCCTGGCACTTGCAGAATTGCCAGCCGCCTGCCCCCAGCTGGAGAGGATCTGAGCAGGCACCCCCCGCCTGGGCTGCGGCCTCATTACCCAGCCGTGCTCGGAGCTCTGTGGAGCGGGGAGGATGCAGCACACGGAGCTGGCGGCTCCCAGCATGG TTTCTCATTCGATGGATTGAGTTTGCCGGGAATCGCGGGCCGTAAATACTCCCTCCCGCTCGGCGTAGCGGGGTCAGCACCGTCCCCACCTTGGAGTCTGAAATCCTGCAGAAGGCACCGTGCTGCGTGGGGACAGGGGTGTCGCCGGGCTGAACTGGGCGCTGGAGCTGCAGGCAGGGCGCAGGGCGCTCTTCTCAGCTCTCCCACCCGCCCCTCCCCAGCAGCCACGGATTTGGGGCTGTGA